The following are from one region of the Primulina eburnea isolate SZY01 chromosome 17, ASM2296580v1, whole genome shotgun sequence genome:
- the LOC140817941 gene encoding uncharacterized protein: MQGAGPPQAHVYALTREQAEEAREEMIADEKERWTFYGKGSRPRVPLVSAIRMSLLLEHGHEGYLIYAVEVTEKKKEVGIEEIPIVAEFADVFPDEIPGFPPAREVEFGIELMPGTSPISRTPYRMAPSELRELKAQLQDLLDKGYIRPSVSPWGSTRCSICLEIAETTRNKIKAERRRPGGELRSLEVPTWKWEHISMDFVTHLPRSTGTIDAIWSSIPLVEFAYNNSYQSSIQMALFEALYGRRCRSPLYWDDVDRAAVTVRFGMKGKLAPRYVGPYEILQRIGTLAYRLALPPSLSGIHDVFHVSMLRKYEPDPSHVLDIFEVQLDPDVSYVERPVCILDRSERKLRSKLIPMVKVQWEHRCVEEATWETERHMRELYPYLF, encoded by the exons ATGCAGGGAGCTGGTCCGCCTCAGGCACATGTGTATGCTTTGACACGAGAGCAGGCAGAGGAGGCACGAGAGGAGATGATAGCGG ATGAGAAAGAGCGTTGGACATTTTATGGGAAGGGTTCTCGTCCCCGTGTTCCATTGGTATCTGCTATCCGGATGTCTCTGTTATTGGAGCATGgacatgagggttatcttatttatgctgtagaagTGACAGAGAAGAAGAAGGAGGTGGGAATAGAGGAGATACCTATAGTTGCTGAGTTTGCcgatgtatttcctgatgagattccaggcttCCCACCAGCCCGTGAGGTGGAGTTTGGGatcgagttgatgccaggtacttcCCCTATTTCTCGTACTCCTTACAGAATGGCACCCTCAGAGTTGAGAGAGTTGAAAGCCCAGTTGCAGGACTTGCTGGACAAGGGATACATTCGCCCTAGTGTATCgccttggg gatCGACACGTTGTAGCATATGCCTCGAGATAGCTGAAACCACACGAAACAAG ATCAAAGCTGAGAGGAGAAGGCCCGGAGGTGAATTGAGGAGTTTAGAAGTACCGACttggaaatgggagcacatatcgatggattttgtgactcatttgccAAGAAGCACTGGAACtattgatgctatttgg TCATCTATTCCACTGGTAGAGTTTGCgtataacaatagttatcagaGTAGTATTCAGATGGCTCTGTTTGAGGCATTATATGGGAGACGTTGTAGATCTCCGTTATACTGGGATGATGTTGATCGAGCTGCGGTTACCG TACGATTTGGTATGAAAGGAAAGTTGGCACCGAGATATGTTGGACCATATGAGATATTGCAGCGGATAGGCACTTTGGCTTATCGATTAGCTCTACCTCCATCTTTAtctggtattcatgatgtgtttcatgtgtcgatGTTGCGGAAGTATGAGCCTGATCCTTCACATGTGTTGGATATTTTTGAGGTTCAGTTAGATCCTGATGTGTCTTATGTTGAGAGACCAGTTTGTATTTTGGATCGATCTGAACGGAAGCTTCGTAGTAAGCTTATACCGatggtgaaggttcagtgggagCATAGGTGTgtcgaagaggccacttgggagacagagcggCATATGAGGGAGCTCTACCCCTACTTGTTCTGA